One genomic region from Chrysiogenia bacterium encodes:
- a CDS encoding patatin-like phospholipase family protein yields MADPKIGIALGSGGAKGLAHILILEALEEAGVRASCVTGASAGALIGGLYCSGIPAKNLREVMGDLSGVRLRKEESFAAQLTGDLLGLAGKLDLDLGSGGLIKGDRFFYGYYDHMHARHFHELDIPLRVVTADFWAREPVIFEKGLIGPAMRATVAMPGLLPAVQHEGRVLVDGGMVNPVPFDLLDDDCDLTIGVNVMGRRKPDGEDAELPGLSESVANGYQILMNALLREKLERGRPDIFIEPDLVNVQVMDLYRASEIYERSEPAKEEFKRKLGDALSLWRGEPG; encoded by the coding sequence ATGGCGGATCCCAAAATCGGCATCGCACTGGGAAGCGGCGGGGCCAAGGGCCTGGCGCACATCCTCATTCTCGAAGCCCTCGAAGAGGCCGGGGTGCGCGCTTCCTGCGTAACAGGCGCCAGCGCCGGCGCGCTCATCGGCGGGCTCTACTGCTCGGGCATTCCTGCGAAGAATCTGCGGGAGGTCATGGGAGATCTCTCCGGGGTTCGCCTGCGGAAGGAGGAATCCTTCGCGGCGCAGCTCACCGGTGACCTGCTGGGGCTGGCGGGAAAGCTCGACCTCGATCTGGGCAGCGGCGGGCTGATCAAGGGTGATCGTTTTTTTTACGGCTACTACGACCACATGCACGCGCGGCATTTTCACGAGCTGGACATCCCGCTTCGCGTTGTCACCGCCGATTTCTGGGCCCGGGAGCCTGTGATCTTTGAAAAGGGTCTCATCGGCCCGGCCATGCGTGCCACTGTGGCCATGCCCGGACTGCTGCCGGCTGTCCAGCACGAAGGGCGCGTCTTGGTCGACGGCGGCATGGTCAATCCTGTTCCCTTTGATCTGCTCGATGATGACTGCGATCTCACCATCGGAGTGAATGTGATGGGAAGGCGCAAGCCGGACGGCGAAGATGCCGAGCTGCCGGGCCTCTCCGAATCCGTCGCCAATGGCTACCAGATCCTGATGAACGCACTGCTACGCGAAAAACTCGAGCGCGGACGGCCCGACATCTTCATCGAACCCGACCTGGTCAACGTGCAGGTGATGGACCTCTACCGGGCAAGCGAGATCTACGAGCGCAGCGAACCTGCGAAGGAAGAATTCAAGCGCAAGCTCGGCGACGCGCTCAGCCTCTGGAGGGGCGAGCCCGGGTAA
- a CDS encoding DUF4442 domain-containing protein, translating to MSENTLMRAWSAAEKIPGGKALFPQVLRFVVPYTASIHPRIVELRPGFAKVEMRDRKALRNHLSCLHAAALFNLAEFTGNLAPMAGLSPKLQFIPVELTIQYYKKARGTITATCEAGIPETSERIEHKTQVHLHDEAGTEVARADVKLLVGPKAK from the coding sequence ATGAGTGAGAACACCCTGATGCGCGCCTGGAGCGCCGCGGAGAAAATCCCCGGCGGCAAGGCCCTGTTCCCGCAGGTGTTGCGCTTTGTCGTGCCCTACACCGCCAGCATCCACCCGCGCATCGTCGAGCTGCGGCCGGGCTTTGCCAAAGTGGAGATGCGCGACCGCAAGGCGCTGCGCAATCATTTGAGCTGCCTGCACGCCGCGGCCCTGTTCAATCTGGCAGAGTTTACCGGAAACCTGGCGCCGATGGCGGGGCTCTCGCCAAAGCTCCAGTTCATTCCGGTGGAGCTGACCATCCAGTATTACAAGAAGGCCCGCGGCACCATCACCGCCACCTGCGAGGCAGGCATTCCCGAGACCAGCGAGCGCATCGAGCACAAGACCCAGGTCCACCTGCACGACGAGGCCGGCACCGAGGTAGCTCGCGCCGACGTGAAGCTGCTGGTGGGGCCAAAAGCGAAGTGA
- a CDS encoding NUDIX domain-containing protein, which yields MTSPTPRSPVIRVFDCHIARIAGVSSESRAVDGCYEFLLLRRSASKIYGGDWRMVGGKIEAGESAWQACLRELAEETGFSPKRLLTVPYLNRFYEWEADRVNEIPVFVAVVEENTPQLDDEHDGHEWLDIEAACARLAWPGQREGLRAALALLTENEALQRHLEIPLDSKAHPKG from the coding sequence GTGACCAGTCCCACACCCAGAAGCCCGGTGATCCGGGTGTTCGATTGCCACATCGCCCGCATTGCGGGCGTTTCAAGCGAGTCCCGCGCGGTGGATGGCTGTTACGAGTTCCTGCTCCTGCGGCGTTCGGCAAGCAAGATCTACGGCGGCGACTGGCGGATGGTGGGCGGCAAGATCGAGGCAGGCGAGAGCGCCTGGCAGGCCTGCCTTCGCGAGCTGGCTGAGGAAACCGGCTTCTCGCCGAAGCGGCTGCTGACCGTGCCCTACCTCAACCGCTTCTATGAGTGGGAGGCCGACCGGGTGAACGAGATCCCCGTCTTCGTCGCGGTGGTGGAGGAGAACACGCCGCAGCTCGACGACGAACACGACGGGCATGAATGGCTCGACATCGAGGCCGCCTGCGCGCGCCTTGCATGGCCGGGGCAGCGCGAGGGACTTCGCGCCGCGCTCGCGCTACTTACTGAGAACGAGGCCCTGCAACGGCACCTGGAGATCCCTTTGGACTCCAAGGCGCATCCCAAGGGCTGA
- a CDS encoding alpha/beta fold hydrolase has product MPVPTRQLQFWEVRESAREVLTIETPDGWRLAVSSYSQPRSGGEVVLLCHGLASNRLTFDIDPRYSLAAHLAREGYEVYSLELRGHGLSRPPASSQGPVWGHGIAEHCELDLPAVIDAVLERSGQRALHYIGHSMGGIVLYGAHAVGAVDPGKIKSAIAIAASLDYSGTPSAFHKIVGLAPLSHAIPAVPAKFLLIPLAELSRFFSWARLGSLVNHRNVEMNVYRRLLTLGIHPISSKVLRDLAGAINGRGMLSSQGRPYTELLEERGYDYPVLSMSGCADLQCPHEASGRFGTHEQRFGRTYGHTHDYGHEDLIMGIHAERETWPAIQGWLESNSPTGQV; this is encoded by the coding sequence TTGCCGGTACCGACCCGGCAACTGCAATTTTGGGAAGTGCGCGAATCGGCGCGGGAAGTTCTCACCATTGAGACTCCCGATGGCTGGCGCCTCGCAGTGTCGAGCTACTCGCAACCGCGTTCGGGCGGTGAGGTCGTCCTCCTCTGCCACGGGCTGGCCAGCAACCGGCTGACTTTCGACATCGACCCCCGGTATTCGCTTGCGGCGCATCTGGCACGCGAGGGGTACGAGGTCTACTCACTTGAGCTGCGCGGGCACGGGCTGAGCCGGCCGCCGGCATCCAGCCAGGGACCGGTCTGGGGACACGGCATTGCCGAGCACTGCGAGCTCGACCTTCCGGCAGTCATCGACGCGGTCCTTGAGCGCTCGGGCCAGCGCGCGCTTCACTACATCGGCCACTCCATGGGCGGAATCGTGCTCTACGGCGCGCATGCGGTCGGTGCCGTTGACCCGGGCAAGATCAAGAGCGCGATCGCCATTGCCGCCTCGCTCGACTACAGCGGCACTCCCAGCGCATTCCACAAGATCGTGGGGCTCGCCCCGCTCAGTCACGCAATTCCCGCCGTGCCCGCCAAATTCCTCCTGATCCCGCTTGCCGAGCTCAGCCGCTTTTTCTCGTGGGCGCGTCTGGGTTCACTGGTGAACCACCGGAATGTTGAAATGAATGTCTACCGGCGCTTGCTGACCCTGGGGATACACCCGATCAGCTCGAAGGTGCTGCGCGACCTGGCAGGCGCAATCAACGGTCGGGGGATGCTCAGTAGCCAGGGCCGCCCGTATACCGAGCTGCTCGAAGAGCGCGGCTATGATTACCCGGTACTCTCCATGTCCGGGTGCGCGGACCTCCAGTGCCCTCACGAGGCGTCGGGCCGATTCGGAACGCACGAGCAGCGTTTCGGGCGCACCTATGGGCACACGCACGACTACGGGCACGAGGACCTGATCATGGGTATCCATGCGGAGAGGGAAACGTGGCCGGCCATTCAGGGGTGGCTCGAGTCAAATAGCCCGACAGGCCAGGTATAA
- a CDS encoding GTP cyclohydrolase I FolE2, with translation MAAPDKIPDTASMMPDVQGAADARRIPINRVGIKDIKHPVQVQDRSEGVQHTVADFNMYVSLPEHFKGTHMSRFVEILNGHERAISVESFREMMTEVCERLESKDSHIEMSFPYFVDKAAPVSGMRSLMDYHVSLIGEVRDGKACDKLRVLVPATSLCPCSKNISDYGAHNQRAHVTVTVETSDFVWIEEIIELVEKQASCELYGVLKRPDEKYVTERAYDNPKFCEDFVRDVAAQLEKDERIQAYTVEVENFESIHNHSAYAMIEVDKRTRDAK, from the coding sequence ATGGCAGCACCAGACAAGATTCCAGACACGGCCAGCATGATGCCCGATGTGCAGGGCGCGGCCGATGCAAGGCGCATTCCCATCAACCGGGTGGGCATCAAGGACATCAAGCACCCCGTGCAGGTCCAGGACCGCAGCGAGGGCGTCCAGCACACGGTTGCCGACTTCAACATGTATGTGAGCCTGCCCGAGCACTTCAAGGGCACGCACATGTCGCGCTTCGTGGAGATCCTCAACGGTCACGAGCGGGCAATCTCGGTCGAGAGTTTTCGCGAGATGATGACCGAAGTGTGCGAGCGCCTGGAGTCCAAGGACTCGCACATCGAAATGAGCTTCCCCTACTTCGTCGACAAGGCCGCCCCGGTCTCGGGCATGAGAAGCCTGATGGACTACCACGTCTCGCTCATCGGTGAGGTGAGGGACGGCAAGGCCTGCGACAAGCTGCGTGTGCTCGTTCCGGCGACGAGCCTGTGCCCGTGCTCCAAGAACATCTCCGACTACGGCGCCCACAACCAGCGGGCCCACGTCACGGTTACCGTCGAAACCAGCGACTTCGTGTGGATCGAGGAGATCATCGAGCTTGTTGAAAAGCAGGCCTCGTGCGAACTCTATGGCGTTTTGAAGCGCCCCGACGAGAAATACGTCACCGAGCGCGCCTACGACAATCCCAAGTTCTGCGAGGACTTCGTGCGCGATGTGGCAGCGCAGCTCGAAAAAGACGAGCGCATCCAGGCCTACACCGTGGAAGTGGAGAACTTCGAGTCCATCCACAACCACTCGGCCTACGCCATGATCGAAGTAGACAAGCGCACCCGCGACGCCAAGTAA
- a CDS encoding GGDEF domain-containing protein, producing the protein MPSLHRQRQGLIKHWSEIDRAMAPALIMLVITGASWAITAVALLSPHISQHYNVPFVREFYIPWHQLLACVWIAEIAWGLWARKRRGTHPGYILFVALTFAVGATLFCYFAGLFVGPFIGGYIAATVIVLILFEPRPAYIAVGFSLALLIALWLGEVFQIIPSSPLLKSIPLNDGVADGWWVGMIGSLLILISIITLGLTAVMISRERRSEAALLYLSETDFLTGLRNRRAFLRAAHAELSRAQRHQHPIAMAMLDLDHFKYVNDEHGHDAGDEVLACVAEIMQKSLRAHDHVGRWGGEEFVLVLSDIEEGDVRAVLERLRLQVEQNPCALAKGKSVSITVSIGYTIMTPGPEPLDATELISAADQALYRAKTNGRNQTAYLPFEPSGSGMVQQAG; encoded by the coding sequence GTGCCGTCATTGCACCGACAGCGGCAGGGATTGATCAAACACTGGAGCGAGATCGATCGCGCCATGGCGCCGGCGTTGATCATGCTTGTGATCACAGGAGCGAGCTGGGCGATTACCGCGGTCGCACTGCTCTCTCCCCATATCTCCCAGCACTACAACGTGCCCTTTGTTCGAGAATTCTACATACCCTGGCATCAACTGCTGGCTTGCGTTTGGATCGCTGAGATTGCCTGGGGACTCTGGGCGAGAAAACGCAGGGGCACGCATCCGGGTTACATCCTGTTCGTCGCGTTGACCTTTGCCGTGGGGGCTACCCTCTTTTGCTACTTCGCCGGGCTTTTCGTGGGCCCGTTCATTGGCGGTTACATCGCAGCGACTGTGATTGTTCTGATTCTGTTTGAGCCCCGCCCGGCTTACATCGCAGTGGGATTCAGTCTTGCATTGCTGATCGCGCTCTGGCTGGGGGAGGTTTTTCAGATCATACCCAGCTCTCCATTGCTGAAAAGCATCCCGCTCAACGATGGAGTCGCCGATGGCTGGTGGGTCGGAATGATCGGATCTCTATTGATTCTGATTTCGATCATCACGCTGGGACTGACAGCCGTCATGATTTCGCGGGAGCGGCGCAGCGAAGCGGCGCTCCTCTACCTGTCGGAGACCGATTTTCTCACCGGGCTGCGCAACAGGCGCGCGTTCCTGCGCGCCGCCCATGCGGAACTCTCCCGCGCGCAGCGACATCAGCATCCCATTGCCATGGCGATGCTGGACCTGGACCACTTCAAATATGTGAACGACGAACACGGGCATGATGCCGGCGACGAAGTGCTCGCCTGCGTGGCGGAAATCATGCAGAAGAGCCTGCGCGCCCACGACCACGTAGGGCGCTGGGGTGGAGAGGAATTCGTCCTGGTACTCTCCGATATTGAAGAGGGTGATGTGAGGGCGGTGCTGGAACGACTGCGTCTCCAGGTCGAGCAGAACCCGTGCGCGCTGGCCAAGGGCAAGTCCGTCAGCATTACGGTGAGCATTGGCTACACAATCATGACACCGGGCCCGGAACCCCTCGATGCCACTGAACTGATCTCCGCGGCCGATCAGGCGCTCTACCGTGCGAAAACCAACGGGCGCAACCAGACGGCGTATCTGCCCTTTGAACCGTCGGGCTCTGGCATGGTCCAGCAAGCAGGCTAG
- a CDS encoding MFS transporter: MPTQPLTEEYEPISGRAKAAFALLFCLNLANFIDRWSLSSFLPLISRELALTDAQAGSLGSLFLVSLMMANFLLGHRLDPLPRWKTLGVTCILWSCVAGMGAFSPNFAFLGSTRLMLGAAEAIYSAIAPILVADLFPSRVRTRMMAAYALAVPLGSALGFGLGGVLADGYGWRVGLMITGFGSAPRGVLAPFMREGEHPEGARPAGHMMRFAQAIKELLKDERYRWILLGSAGTTAALGALGMFLPTDLQRRFLLSEGQAGIVSGALLGLTAIVGTMGGGFFVEKREKTRPWLRYDVTAISLAIGTALGAGYFFSSDLIVALGFLALSIVFIFVHVGPVQRAIIEQSPSHLRAWGFAFNVFLAHAIGDVWSQPVTGWLSDLGVAAGLSSASAMRDALAMVAMPTFALAAIAFWRGGRVERREQAALSGN; the protein is encoded by the coding sequence ATGCCGACCCAGCCGCTGACAGAGGAATACGAGCCGATCTCGGGCCGCGCAAAAGCGGCCTTTGCGCTGCTGTTCTGCCTGAACCTGGCGAACTTCATCGACCGCTGGTCACTCTCTTCATTTCTTCCGCTGATTTCCAGGGAACTGGCCCTCACCGACGCGCAGGCCGGAAGTCTGGGCAGCCTCTTTCTGGTCAGTCTGATGATGGCGAACTTCCTGCTCGGCCACCGGCTCGATCCGCTTCCGCGCTGGAAGACGCTCGGCGTGACCTGCATCCTCTGGTCCTGCGTCGCGGGAATGGGGGCGTTCTCCCCGAACTTCGCGTTCCTTGGCAGCACGCGCCTGATGCTCGGCGCAGCCGAAGCAATCTATTCTGCAATCGCACCGATCCTGGTGGCCGACCTGTTCCCCTCGCGGGTGCGCACGCGGATGATGGCCGCCTACGCACTGGCGGTACCGCTGGGATCGGCGCTGGGTTTCGGGCTCGGCGGCGTGCTGGCAGATGGCTACGGCTGGCGCGTCGGGCTGATGATTACGGGGTTTGGCTCAGCCCCGCGCGGCGTTCTGGCCCCGTTCATGCGCGAGGGCGAACACCCCGAGGGTGCGCGGCCGGCGGGGCACATGATGCGCTTTGCCCAGGCGATCAAGGAACTGCTCAAGGACGAACGTTATCGCTGGATCCTGCTCGGCAGCGCCGGGACAACCGCCGCGCTGGGAGCGCTGGGGATGTTCCTGCCAACCGACCTGCAACGGCGCTTTCTGCTCAGCGAGGGACAGGCCGGAATCGTGAGCGGCGCGCTGCTCGGGCTCACCGCGATCGTGGGTACCATGGGCGGCGGCTTTTTCGTGGAGAAGCGGGAGAAGACGCGCCCCTGGCTTCGCTACGATGTGACGGCAATCAGCCTGGCGATCGGCACGGCGCTCGGGGCGGGTTATTTCTTCAGTTCCGATCTGATCGTCGCGCTGGGCTTTCTGGCACTATCCATTGTCTTTATCTTTGTGCATGTCGGGCCGGTCCAGCGCGCGATTATTGAACAATCTCCGTCTCATCTGCGGGCCTGGGGTTTCGCATTTAATGTCTTTCTGGCCCACGCCATCGGCGATGTCTGGAGCCAGCCGGTCACCGGCTGGCTCTCTGATCTGGGTGTGGCTGCGGGCCTGAGCTCCGCATCGGCCATGCGGGATGCCCTCGCGATGGTGGCGATGCCGACCTTCGCGCTGGCGGCAATTGCGTTCTGGAGGGGTGGGCGCGTGGAACGGCGTGAGCAGGCTGCATTGTCAGGAAATTAG
- a CDS encoding NADP(H)-dependent aldo-keto reductase, translating to MKYRKLGSTDLDVSLICLGTMTYGEQNTEAEGHEQLDYALDQGINFFDMAELYAIPPKADTQGRTEEIVGTWLAARKNRDKVVIATKVVGRSQMGWFRPWEGRTRLDRKNIEYAVDQSLKRLQTDYIDLYQLHWPDRPIPLFGGLAYTHKESRDEVAPEETLEVLADLVKAGKIRHVGLSNETPWGVSKFLQASETKNLPRVQSVQNAFNLINRTFEEGLSEFYHRDKVGLLAYSPLGQGFLTGKYLNGALPEGSRKALFQRQQRYESPQTDAAIEKYVALAKKHGLDPAQMALAFVNSRPYTTATIIGATTMAQLRNNIASIDLELSEEVLKEIDRIHLESPNPAP from the coding sequence ATGAAATACCGCAAGCTTGGAAGCACCGATCTCGATGTCAGCCTGATCTGCCTGGGGACCATGACCTACGGCGAGCAGAACACGGAGGCCGAGGGCCACGAGCAGCTCGACTACGCGCTGGATCAGGGGATTAACTTCTTCGACATGGCGGAGCTCTACGCCATTCCGCCCAAGGCCGATACGCAGGGGCGCACCGAGGAGATCGTCGGCACCTGGCTTGCGGCGCGCAAGAACCGCGACAAGGTCGTCATTGCAACGAAGGTAGTCGGTCGCTCGCAGATGGGTTGGTTCCGCCCGTGGGAAGGGCGCACCCGGCTCGATCGCAAGAACATCGAGTATGCGGTGGACCAGAGTCTAAAGCGCCTCCAAACCGATTACATCGATCTCTACCAGCTTCACTGGCCCGACCGTCCGATCCCCTTGTTTGGTGGGCTCGCCTACACGCACAAGGAAAGCCGCGACGAGGTAGCGCCCGAGGAAACGCTCGAAGTGCTCGCCGATCTGGTGAAGGCCGGCAAGATCCGTCACGTGGGGCTCTCCAACGAAACGCCGTGGGGCGTTTCCAAATTCCTGCAGGCGAGCGAGACAAAGAACCTGCCGCGGGTGCAGAGCGTGCAGAACGCGTTCAACCTGATCAACCGCACCTTCGAGGAAGGGCTCTCGGAGTTTTATCACCGTGACAAGGTGGGACTGCTCGCTTACTCCCCATTGGGGCAGGGTTTCCTGACCGGCAAATACTTGAACGGCGCGCTGCCGGAGGGCTCGCGCAAGGCGCTCTTTCAAAGGCAGCAGCGCTACGAAAGCCCCCAGACCGACGCGGCGATTGAGAAGTACGTGGCGCTGGCAAAGAAACACGGCCTCGACCCGGCGCAGATGGCGCTGGCCTTCGTGAACTCACGTCCCTACACGACCGCGACCATCATCGGCGCCACCACCATGGCGCAGCTTAGGAACAACATCGCCAGCATCGACCTGGAGCTGAGCGAGGAAGTCCTCAAGGAAATCGATCGGATTCATCTGGAATCGCCGAACCCGGCGCCGTGA
- the lgt gene encoding prolipoprotein diacylglyceryl transferase: MVWHIDPILFDLGPIQIRYYGICFATGLLLGLQTAKQAWSWRDGDPEEIDSMFLWLVLGVVVGSHWVHMIFYETRHLLDNPFQLLNPLTYGQGLASHGGAAGVITAVYLVARKRGRSFFAYADVLSIGGMWMVVMVRLGNFFNSEIVGRPTDMPWGVIFANHQENFARHPSQLYESFHGVLCLVFTYWFYKRYHKKLPEGSQLLITLVLYFGGRFLLEYFKAYQALSESFPFTMGQLLSAPIVIVGAWALFGTKRFGIRPALSATAE, translated from the coding sequence ATGGTTTGGCACATCGATCCGATCCTCTTTGACCTTGGCCCCATCCAGATTCGCTACTACGGCATCTGCTTCGCCACGGGCCTGCTGCTGGGCCTTCAAACCGCCAAGCAGGCATGGAGCTGGCGCGACGGAGATCCCGAGGAAATCGACTCGATGTTTCTATGGTTGGTTCTCGGCGTCGTGGTGGGCTCGCACTGGGTCCACATGATCTTCTACGAGACCCGCCACCTGCTGGACAATCCATTCCAACTGCTCAATCCCCTTACCTACGGGCAGGGGCTGGCCAGCCACGGCGGGGCCGCCGGCGTCATCACGGCGGTGTACCTGGTCGCCCGCAAACGCGGCCGGAGTTTCTTCGCCTACGCCGACGTTCTGTCCATCGGCGGCATGTGGATGGTGGTAATGGTGCGGCTCGGCAACTTCTTCAATTCCGAGATCGTGGGCCGGCCGACCGACATGCCCTGGGGGGTCATCTTCGCAAACCACCAGGAGAACTTCGCGCGCCACCCCTCCCAGCTCTACGAGAGCTTTCACGGCGTGCTCTGCCTGGTCTTCACCTACTGGTTCTACAAGCGCTACCACAAGAAGCTGCCCGAGGGCTCCCAGCTGCTGATTACGCTGGTTCTCTACTTCGGCGGGCGCTTCCTGCTCGAATACTTCAAGGCCTACCAGGCCCTCTCGGAGAGCTTCCCCTTCACCATGGGCCAGCTTCTGTCGGCACCCATCGTGATCGTCGGCGCCTGGGCACTCTTTGGAACAAAGCGCTTCGGCATCCGCCCGGCGCTTTCGGCCACTGCAGAATAA